One Parcubacteria group bacterium DNA window includes the following coding sequences:
- a CDS encoding polyribonucleotide nucleotidyltransferase, giving the protein MKTQTFSTEIGGKQLTATFSDLAEKANGSVILSCGTTTVLATAVMARGTRGDTDFFPLTVDYEEKFYAAGEILGSRFMRREGRPSDEAILGGRAVDRTIRPLFDKRMRNEVQVIITILSMGEDDPGVLAINAASLALGTSDIPWNGPVGAVRIGKHDTNADFVTNPALKHRQDEKSVLDLLICGKDGNVNMIEAGAKEVGEGEINAALATAVSEITKLEAWQKEIIQKVGLVKTPINFKEPGNALKILFAEKIEPRFAECAFMECLPPLEERLNPRNVGTGSRIKTYDDLRGEWFELVRAVLPEESTALASEYFEEKMDALVHKAALEEGRRVDGRGMDEIRPLYAEAGSISPMLHGVGLFYRGQTHVLSIVTLGGPEQAQIIEGMEIKTKKQFMHHYNFPPFSSGETGRLGGTNRRMIGHGALAEKALFPIIPSKEVFPYTIRVVSEVMSSNGSTSMGSVCAATLALMDAGVPIKKPVAGMAMGLMLGENGDYKILTDIQGPEDHHGDMDFKVAGTRDGITAVQMDIKIGSIPIAILANAFEKARLARLFALDVMEKAMPKPRVETKPSAPKVLTQKIATDKIGLLIGPSGKTINKIIAETGAEISIEEDGTVFVIGKNGAAETALQKVQAIAHEWTPGERVEGEVVRLFEFGVMVKISPFADGLVHVSELAPIRIDQPSDILKEGDRVPVVVKEIDERGRINLSIKGADPDFFRGKIPADYASRPPRPSNHRPYRSNGHS; this is encoded by the coding sequence ATGAAAACGCAAACGTTCTCCACTGAAATCGGCGGCAAACAGCTTACAGCTACCTTTAGTGATCTAGCGGAAAAGGCAAACGGGTCGGTTATTCTCTCGTGCGGCACCACAACCGTACTTGCAACAGCGGTGATGGCGAGGGGCACGAGGGGGGACACGGATTTCTTCCCGCTTACCGTTGACTATGAAGAGAAGTTTTACGCGGCAGGAGAAATTTTGGGGAGCCGCTTCATGCGACGAGAGGGGCGCCCATCAGACGAGGCCATCTTGGGTGGGCGAGCCGTTGACCGAACCATACGGCCACTTTTCGATAAGCGGATGCGAAATGAAGTGCAGGTCATCATCACCATCCTCTCCATGGGAGAAGATGACCCGGGTGTACTCGCGATTAATGCGGCGTCATTAGCACTCGGAACATCAGATATTCCATGGAACGGACCCGTAGGCGCTGTGCGCATAGGAAAACACGACACCAATGCCGACTTTGTCACTAACCCCGCACTCAAACACCGTCAGGATGAAAAAAGTGTATTAGACCTGCTTATCTGTGGAAAGGATGGGAACGTCAACATGATCGAAGCGGGGGCTAAAGAGGTGGGCGAGGGGGAAATCAATGCCGCACTTGCTACAGCAGTATCGGAAATAACGAAACTCGAGGCTTGGCAGAAAGAGATAATACAGAAAGTGGGTCTTGTAAAAACGCCGATTAACTTTAAAGAACCGGGTAATGCGCTCAAAATTCTTTTCGCAGAAAAAATCGAACCACGATTTGCGGAGTGTGCATTTATGGAGTGCTTGCCTCCACTTGAGGAAAGACTGAACCCGCGCAACGTCGGCACTGGTAGTCGCATTAAAACCTACGATGACTTACGCGGGGAGTGGTTTGAGTTGGTAAGAGCTGTCCTCCCCGAGGAGAGTACCGCTCTTGCAAGTGAATATTTTGAAGAGAAGATGGATGCGCTGGTCCACAAAGCGGCCCTCGAAGAGGGGAGGCGCGTTGACGGAAGGGGTATGGATGAGATCCGCCCACTCTACGCAGAGGCGGGAAGCATATCCCCAATGCTTCATGGGGTGGGACTGTTCTATCGTGGGCAAACTCATGTGCTTTCTATTGTAACTCTTGGGGGGCCTGAGCAAGCACAGATTATCGAGGGCATGGAAATCAAGACCAAAAAGCAGTTCATGCACCACTACAACTTCCCACCTTTTTCATCTGGAGAAACAGGACGTCTTGGGGGAACAAATCGCCGCATGATAGGACATGGGGCACTCGCTGAAAAAGCGTTGTTCCCTATTATTCCTTCAAAAGAGGTATTCCCGTATACGATACGTGTTGTCTCGGAGGTTATGTCTTCAAACGGCTCAACATCAATGGGTTCGGTCTGTGCCGCAACACTGGCCCTTATGGACGCCGGGGTGCCAATTAAAAAACCTGTTGCTGGAATGGCCATGGGGCTTATGCTTGGGGAAAATGGCGACTATAAAATCCTAACCGATATCCAAGGGCCCGAGGATCACCACGGAGACATGGACTTTAAGGTCGCGGGCACGCGCGATGGCATTACCGCTGTACAGATGGATATTAAAATCGGAAGTATTCCGATTGCCATTCTTGCCAACGCATTTGAAAAGGCGCGACTCGCACGACTCTTTGCGCTGGATGTTATGGAGAAGGCAATGCCGAAGCCGCGCGTAGAAACAAAACCATCAGCGCCAAAAGTGTTAACGCAAAAAATCGCTACAGACAAAATAGGACTTCTTATCGGTCCGTCCGGCAAAACAATCAACAAGATTATTGCCGAAACTGGTGCTGAAATTTCTATCGAGGAAGACGGCACGGTCTTTGTTATAGGCAAAAACGGCGCCGCAGAAACAGCGTTACAAAAAGTGCAAGCGATAGCCCACGAGTGGACTCCCGGGGAGCGCGTCGAAGGAGAGGTGGTCCGCCTCTTTGAATTCGGGGTAATGGTCAAAATCTCACCGTTCGCCGATGGGCTTGTACATGTCTCCGAACTTGCCCCGATACGCATCGACCAGCCTAGTGATATCTTGAAGGAAGGGGACCGCGTCCCTGTTGTTGTAAAAGAAATCGACGAGAGGGGAAGAATCAATCTCTCTATCAAGGGTGCAGATCCAGACTTTTTCCGAGGAAAGATTCCTGCAGACTACGCCTCGCGCCCACCAAGACCGTCCAACCATCGTCCCTACCGCTCAAACGGCCATTCATAG